The Odocoileus virginianus isolate 20LAN1187 ecotype Illinois unplaced genomic scaffold, Ovbor_1.2 Unplaced_Contig_5, whole genome shotgun sequence genome includes the window GCCTCAGGCTGGGTGAGACCTGGCCTTGGCCTCTGACTCTTGCCCGTGTGCTGGCCTGATTGGGAGGAGATCCCTGCAGGGCTCGTCGCAGGACCTCCCCTGGGCAGCGCCGGCGGGCAGTGGCCACGCGTCTCAGGCCAGGCAGGCTCATCGGGCTGTCCCCCCTTCCCGGTAGGAAGCTGGCTGTCTTTGACACCTGGAGCGCCCTGGCTGTGCATGTGGCGATGGACAACACGGTGGTGATGGCGGACATCAGTAAGTGAGCGGGCTCCGGGCTGAGGGCCCGACGGCGCCAGCCAGGCAGCCGGGAGGGCGCTGGGGGCCTTGCTTCTGGTCTCGGGTGGAATCATCGGTGCCCGTGCGCTGGGCCTGTGTGCTCTCTGATGCCCCACGAGGAATGCTACCGCGTCTTCCTGGCCCCCAGACGCTGCCAGAGGTTTAGAATTCGGAGGAGGACCCGGATTCACGAGGTCTGGAGGCAAAGACATGGTCTAATTGTCGTCACTGACGgaaaagcagagagttcagacATGCTGACAGTGTGAACCGGGCTGGAACCCACAGGTGGGGGCCTGGTGTCGCTGAGAACCCCCTTACAGGGTGCGGCATGGGGCGGGCCGCGTGGGGGGCGTGAGCTGCTCCTGTCTCAGGCCAGGCGTGGGTGGACCCCGGACAGCAGGAAGGTGTCCTTGTCACAGAAGAGTCTCTTAGTCGGCAGAGCAGAACTCAGGTAAAGTTGAGAGATGGTGCAGCAGGTTGGATATGTCCACGGGGCAGTTGTATAAACTGATGTGGAGCAGTTAGGGGAAAAGGACAGGATCTTAATTACCTAGAAATGTCAAGCTTTCTGTCTCAGCTTTTGGGTCAGAAATGTCAAGCTTTCTGTCTCAGCTTTTGGGTCAGAAATGTCAAGCTTTCTGTCTCAGCCTTTGGGTCAAAAAGTCAAGCTTAAAGATTACATACCAGAAGCTGACGTGAACTAAACTCAGGGAAAAGCATATACCTTTAATACTGGTGATGACATAGTAAAAGTGACAGGGAATGAAGTGTTGCTCAAGAGCATAGGAAAGGACCAATAAATGTGATGGAGGGAACTTCAGAACAATGGCATCAATAAAGAGAAATGCAGAGATTAATGATTTAAAAGGAGGTATGTAGAACCACTACCTTCTAGAGCTGGTTCTTTGCAACAATGTGCACATCACCAGCAACTGCATCTGGGGTGAGGAGAAGCCCAGAAATCTGTGTCTGGAAATTAGGGGAGAGCCGGACGCTGACCCCTGTGCATGGGTTTCCCTGGCCCGGCAGTTCTGTGGCACCTgctgggcatgctgcagttcggCTCAGTTCTGAGCCAGTCTGCAGGCCTGCAGGGGGCATCACACCCGCAGGACCAcctgacacccccccccccgcccctgacCCACTGAAGACCCCAGGGCAAGTCCAGGTGGTCACCTGTGCTTCCGACAGCCTAGTTGGAGGCTCCATGACCCTGTCCTTGGCTCTGtgactttgctggagcagctgggaGACTCAGGAGCACTTCACTCACGAGAGCATGTGGTACCCAAGGACAGGACTCAGACAGCCAATGGAAGAGACGCTTGAATTCCTTTCAGCATTTATGGAGGTGGCACTGACAGGCCCGAGGGACCAGGTCACCATCCGCTGGCGACTGAACTccagctctcccctccctggagcgGCGTGGAGGGGTGCCTGCATCCAGCCCCTCCCTCAGGGCTCTCCAGAGCCCCCAGTAACAAATGGGGACGGCTGCATGGTGCTCCTCACTCGGGAAAGTCCGAGGGTTTGGGGGCGCCCACTCAGGACGCACCCCTGGCCCCTTCCGGTTAGTGGTGGACTCGGGGTGTTTGATGGGCTCTCAGGACTCACCGAGTGGGCTCTGACCCTCCACTGCACACATCCCTACCTTGGGTGTCTGTTGGCGCTCTTTGAGTAAGTAGATTCAtggatctctttttctttttaaattcaagatGTTTCCCCTTAGGGTCGTGACTCTGTCCCAGACTCGGCTGGCTCCTTGCCAGTGTCCAGGCGTGTGTGTGGTCGTAACCCCTCTTTCCTGGCATCCTCTCTCTTGTCCCGTTAGTGGGGAAGGGTGTCCAGTAACCAcggctgggggcctggggtgcTTGTGGCTGCtggagggtctcctgcactgaactTGGGCGTAAACCTGCTCCCTGAGGGATTGGAGGGTGTGTttagacagaagaaaaagaaagcagaaccGTTTCCACTTGATGCTGTCCTTGCTGAGGGGGCCTCAGGCCAGTGATCAGTGCTGCGTCCACCCGGCTGGAGGCTCCACGGGGCTTGTTTTACCATTGCTTCCCAGGGGCACACAAGTGTTCTCTTGCCtcactgtgtgtgtatgctgtcagttcagttcagttgctcagtctgtcccactctttgcttccccatgaatcgcagcacgccaggcctctctgtccatcaccaactcccggagtttactcaaactcatgtccatcgagtcggtgatgccatccagccatctcatcctctgtcgtccccttctcctcctgcccccaatccctcccagcatcagggtcttttccaatgagtcaactcttcacatgaggtagccaaagtattggagtttcagcttcagcatcagtccttccagtgaacacccaggactgatctcctttaggatggactggttggatctccttgcagtccaagggactctcaagggtcttccccaacaccacagttcaaaagctgtATGCTGTAGTTGACAATAAAAGTTTGAAGTTGGATACACATAGAAAAGCTGCACTGTGTCTTCCCTGTAGCGGCAGGTTTGTCTTAGGCTCAGTTCCCAAGTCTGAGCTGTGCTTGACGCGCTGGACTGTTCACAGCTGTGTCTGCGGTGGGGGACTCGCGGCTCCTGTTCAGCCCCTGAGAACGCGTCTGCCTCTTGCAGGGAGGTTGTGCAGGAGCGGCCTTCCCTGTGCCGGGGCCGAGGCCTTCCCGGCAGACTCCGAGCGGCACTGCAACGGCTTCCCGGCGGGGGCCGAAGGCGGCGGGCGCACGGTGCCCTGGAGGCCCTTGGTGCTGCTCATCCCGCTGCGCCTGGGGCTGGCGGACGTCAATGCGGCCTACGCGGGCACGCTCAAGGTGGGTCTGTGCCGGCCCCTCCCCTCTGCACCTGGGTTGTGCCGGCTCCTCCCCACAGCTGCCCGCCCAGCCCGGGGCTGGGCCGACCCCGTGTGCACCTGCGTGGTGCCCCGCCGTCCTCTTCTCCCCGCCTGGGGCTCCCCCGAAGGACTTGCCGCCTCAGGGTCGGGAGCCCTGCTCTGTGAGGGTGTGCTGGCAGCCcccgggggcaggggcggggaggaGCCTCTGctcacacccccgccccccgtaGCACTGCTTCCGGATGCCCCAGTCCCTGGGCGTGATCGGGGGGAAGCCCAACAGTGCCCACTACTTCATCGGATACGTTGGTGAGTGGGGGTCTGCTGCGGTTGAAGGAAGCGGGTGGTCTTcagggtgcccccccccccccccatcccggACACAAAGCCGCCTCCGCCAGGCCGACGTGGCTTTGGGGGCTGAGGTGGGGCCGCCCTGCCCTCACTGACCCGCCCACCCCCCATCCAGGGGATGAGCTCATCTACCTGGACCCCCACACCACGCAGCCGGCTGTCGCGACCTCTGACCGCTGCCCGGTCCCGGATGAGAGCTTCCACTGCCAGCACCCGCCCGGCAGGATGAGCATCGCGGAACTCGACCCGTCCATCGCCGTGGTGCGTTCCGGCGTCACCGCTGTCACCCTGCTGCTCTCGGAGGGAGGGCCCCCGCTCCCGTAATTTCAGAGTCGTGCGCTTAGCGTGATGGTAGCGCGGTTCGGAACCCAGAAGCGCAAGGagcggccccggccccgccccctgccgcGGCTCCCGGGGCCCCGCGAGCTTCGTGCTCTGTGCTGTCCTTTCTGAGCTGCTGTGTCTGCCGGGTGTTCCCTAACAATGGACCTCCTCGCCCGTGCTCTGCTGACAGCAAGGCGGGAAGGGTTGGTTCTGCTCAGAATACATTTACGGGAGGCCAGGGACTTCTGGAAATCAAAAGAACCTATGGGTCCCCCGAGCCGTGGACATGAGGCATTTGTTCCTGAGAAGGGGCGACCCCAAACGCACTGCCTGTGGGTCTGAGTTACTCCCAGAGGCTCGTGGCCCCCCCTGGAGGGCGTCGGTGGTGGTCTCGCAGGAGCCTGCCTGTGAGCTCCTCAGAACGAGGTGGGGTCTGAGGCTGACGGCAGGGATGCGGGCAGGTGGCTGACCctcggggcgggggcgggggcgggggcgggggcgggggcagctcCTGGGACACAGGCCTCCATCTTTCCTGTCCTCACCCCGGCCTGCGTGGTGCTCAGGTGTCTCTCCTCGGCTCCTGCTCCCATCTCTGTGGGCAGGCTGAGAGCTCCCAGTCCCCTCACGACCCTGGCGCTCTCCGAGCGGGGGAGTCCCCGCGTCCCCTCAGGAGGGCCAGGCCAAGGGCATGGCAGGAGCCGGCTCCTACTGTGCCCCGGGCATCGTCATGACCAGGCCCTTTTCGGTCGTCTGGGCGGAGGTGGGCCTGGGCACCGCAGCCAGACAACGAGGCGGCCGGCCGTGTGCAGGGTGCATGTGAGGGCCGGGCAACCCCACTTACGGCGGGTGTTGGTTGCAGGGGTTTTTTTGTAAGACTGAGGACGACTTTAACGACTGGTGTCAGCAAGTGAGAAAGGTTGGTGGTGGCTCCTGTCTTGTGGAGTGGGGGGGTGGAGGCTGGCCGGGGGTCTGGGGTCCAGCCCCCCGCTCAGTGGGCCTGCCCTGCACCGGGCGGCGCTTGCCTCACCTGCCTGGGAACACCTGGCCATCCTTGCTGTGGTCGCAGACCCCCTGGGATTCCCAGTAGTCCTGGGGTCGCCTGGGAAGGCTGCCCGGCCCGGTGCGTCCTGCCTCTGCCGTGGCCTGACACTCGGTCTGCTGACAGCTGTCCCTGCTGGGAGGCGCCCTGCCCATGTTTGAGCTGGTGGAGCAGCAGCCTTCCCACCTGGCCTGTCCTGACGTCCTCAACTTGTCCTTAGGTGAGTCCAGACGCCTAGGGTCTCAGGCCGGGGTGCAGTCTGTGTGATGCCTCCTCAGGGCCTGTTCTGCTCACCTGTGGCCTTTCACGTTGGCCTGAGCCCCGCATGCAGCTCCCTGGGGCTTTGTGAGGGGTCCCGGGGGGCACACCACGCGAGCCTGCTTCGTGCCGCCCCGGGCTCCTGGGAGCTGGGACACGTTAGGCCTTCTGCAGCAAAGCAGCCGCTGGGGCTTGGTCCCCGTGGCCCCAGGGTTCTGGGGGCATCTTCCCAGTGTGAGTGGAGCTCGTGGAGAGGGGACCTGCGGTGGGGCCAGGGTGCCCGCGCCACTGGGCACAGATGCCCGCTAGGCCCAGGTGGTGCTCCTGAGCACCCTTCTGTGGGGTCCCTTGTCCCTGAGTCTCAGGGCTGGGCTCTGCTGCCCGTTCGGACACCGCCAGGAGCAGGGTTCCCCAGCTGGGTAGTCCCAGATGCCCCACCCCTGTCCGCATCCAGGCTGCCCTGACAGTCGGGCACCCGGCAGGACGTTCTCCTTGCAGAGCACGTGGGTGGGATGTGGGGTGAAGCCTGTGCGCCCCCAGGCACTTGACCCTCAACCCCACCCGCCAGACTGAGTGACCCACGCCTGCGTCTGCCGAGGTTTTGTCTCGTTCTTTTCTAGATTCTTCTGATGCAGAGCGACTGGAAAGATTCTTTGACTCAGAAGATGAAGACTTTGAGATCCTGTCCCTCTGAGAGTCCTGCAGGTGGGGACGGTCTCACTGGCCCTCCAGGGGCGCTTGGCCGCTGCGTCTCGTCCACCTGCTGCCCGCCGCCCAGCGCCCCAGCCCAGCTGCCTCTGCCTGACTGAGGCCCTGGGCGCGCGCTCCTGCCGCACTGCCAGCCCTGCCCGGCGCCCTGCGCC containing:
- the ATG4B gene encoding cysteine protease ATG4B isoform X2; translation: MAAAPLPCISDPVLPAPPAPAPRDPDWPGRRPVASRCGAVGATPRSVGGPGAKMDAATLTYDTLRFAEFEDFPETSEPVWILGKKYSVLTEKDEILADVTSRLWFTYRKNFPAIGGTGPTSDTGWGCMLRCGQMIFAQALVCRHLGRDWRWTQRKRQPDSYSSVLQAFLDRKDSCYSIHQIAQMGVGEGKSIGQWYGPNTVAQVLKKLAVFDTWSALAVHVAMDNTVVMADIRRLCRSGLPCAGAEAFPADSERHCNGFPAGAEGGGRTVPWRPLVLLIPLRLGLADVNAAYAGTLKHCFRMPQSLGVIGGKPNSAHYFIGYVGDELIYLDPHTTQPAVATSDRCPVPDESFHCQHPPGRMSIAELDPSIAVGFFCKTEDDFNDWCQQVRKLSLLGGALPMFELVEQQPSHLACPDVLNLSLDSSDAERLERFFDSEDEDFEILSL
- the ATG4B gene encoding cysteine protease ATG4B isoform X1, which codes for MLRCGQMIFAQALVCRHLGRDWRWTQRKRQPDSYSSVLQAFLDRKDSCYSIHQIAQMGVGEGKSIGQWYGPNTVAQVLKKLAVFDTWSALAVHVAMDNTVVMADIRRLCRSGLPCAGAEAFPADSERHCNGFPAGAEGGGRTVPWRPLVLLIPLRLGLADVNAAYAGTLKHCFRMPQSLGVIGGKPNSAHYFIGYVGDELIYLDPHTTQPAVATSDRCPVPDESFHCQHPPGRMSIAELDPSIAVGFFCKTEDDFNDWCQQVRKLSLLGGALPMFELVEQQPSHLACPDVLNLSLDSSDAERLERFFDSEDEDFEILSL